A stretch of Lysobacter sp. K5869 DNA encodes these proteins:
- a CDS encoding PaaI family thioesterase, with amino-acid sequence MSGFFQMGQQVLVSQPFSRLLGTELCELSEGYAELSLQIREDFKQSYGFVHGGVVSYLADNCLTFAGATVLGNCVTSEFKINYVMPTIGELLVAKSTVLSFALRQAVCECKVYVIRNRESMLVAVAQGTIVKIETDIRASA; translated from the coding sequence TTGAGCGGATTCTTCCAAATGGGCCAGCAGGTGCTGGTGTCGCAGCCTTTCAGCCGGCTGCTGGGCACGGAACTGTGCGAGTTGTCCGAGGGCTACGCCGAACTGTCGCTGCAGATCCGCGAGGACTTCAAGCAAAGCTACGGGTTCGTGCACGGCGGCGTCGTCAGCTATCTGGCCGACAACTGCCTGACCTTCGCCGGCGCGACCGTGCTCGGCAACTGCGTGACCTCGGAGTTCAAGATCAATTACGTGATGCCGACCATCGGCGAGCTGCTGGTCGCCAAATCCACCGTGCTGTCTTTCGCGTTGAGGCAGGCGGTGTGCGAGTGCAAGGTCTACGTCATCCGCAATCGCGAGTCCATGCTGGTCGCGGTGGCTCAGGGCACGATCGTCAAGATCGAGACCGACATCAGGGCGAGCGCATGA
- a CDS encoding NAD(P)-dependent alcohol dehydrogenase → MKAVVYHEYGSPDVLQFRDAEMPAPRPNELRIRMRAASVNPADLYLVRGSPFMLRFQIGLKRPKNQGIGLDFAGVVDAVGDDVAAFRVGDEVFGQIADFSAGRTRALAEYLCVDAAVAAKKPQSIGFAEAAAIPLAGCTALYAVRDYGQVTSGQHVLINGAGGGVGVHAVQLAKHFGATVTAVCSEAKRALMHDLGADHVIDYRKHDFTAGSTRYDTIIDTVSSQTLRRCRRVLVPQGRFVWVGGTGTNHWIGPLRLALNVLAMPLVDRGHRWLLVSKAGTAEDLATLAGLLEQKMFRPIIDRRYSLENAADAIRHLEKGHACGKIVIEI, encoded by the coding sequence ATGAAGGCCGTCGTCTACCACGAGTACGGCTCGCCCGATGTCTTGCAGTTCCGCGACGCGGAGATGCCGGCGCCGCGCCCGAACGAGCTGCGCATCCGCATGCGCGCCGCTTCGGTCAATCCTGCCGATCTCTATCTTGTGCGCGGAAGCCCCTTCATGCTGCGGTTTCAGATCGGTCTGAAACGACCGAAGAATCAGGGCATCGGCCTGGATTTCGCCGGGGTCGTCGACGCGGTCGGAGACGATGTCGCCGCTTTTCGCGTCGGCGACGAAGTCTTCGGGCAGATCGCCGACTTCTCCGCCGGGCGCACCCGCGCGCTCGCCGAATACCTGTGCGTCGACGCAGCGGTCGCGGCGAAGAAGCCGCAGAGCATCGGTTTCGCCGAAGCCGCCGCGATCCCGCTGGCCGGATGCACCGCGCTCTATGCAGTGCGCGACTACGGCCAAGTGACGTCCGGCCAGCATGTGCTGATCAACGGCGCGGGGGGCGGGGTAGGCGTGCACGCCGTGCAGCTCGCGAAGCACTTCGGCGCCACCGTCACCGCCGTGTGCAGCGAAGCCAAGCGGGCACTGATGCACGACCTCGGCGCCGATCACGTCATCGACTACCGGAAGCACGATTTCACCGCGGGATCCACCCGCTACGACACGATCATCGACACGGTCAGCAGCCAAACCCTGCGTCGCTGCCGGCGCGTGCTCGTGCCGCAGGGGCGGTTCGTCTGGGTGGGAGGAACCGGCACGAACCATTGGATCGGTCCGCTGCGGCTCGCGCTGAACGTATTGGCGATGCCGCTGGTCGACCGCGGACATCGTTGGCTTCTGGTGTCGAAAGCCGGCACCGCCGAGGATCTGGCGACGCTCGCCGGATTGCTTGAACAAAAGATGTTCCGCCCGATCATCGATCGGCGTTACTCGCTTGAGAACGCCGCCGATGCCATCCGTCATCTGGAGAAAGGTCATGCGTGCGGAAAGATCGTCATCGAGATCTGA
- a CDS encoding polyketide synthase, protein MSAEKAVDLQFVAPQIVQIKMQDRASKNTFSEALTEGLMDAFAQVERLPECKVVVLTGYDNYFASGGTQEQLMNLSQGRGAFTDRALYGLPLHCPVPVISAMQGHGIGGGFVLGMFADLVVLGRENIYTANFMRYGFTPGMGATFILPQKLGLGLATEMMLSANNYRGEELQQRGIAFPVVPRDRVVAHALELAQTLAEKPRVSLVAFKDHLSAPLRQALPATIAQEVEMHAVTFAQPEVKEKIATLFGA, encoded by the coding sequence GTGAGCGCAGAGAAGGCCGTCGACCTGCAGTTCGTAGCTCCGCAGATCGTGCAGATCAAGATGCAGGACCGCGCGAGCAAGAATACGTTCTCCGAGGCGCTCACCGAGGGCCTGATGGATGCGTTCGCGCAGGTCGAGCGGCTGCCGGAGTGCAAAGTCGTGGTGCTGACCGGCTACGACAATTATTTCGCGAGCGGCGGGACCCAAGAGCAACTGATGAATCTGTCGCAGGGCCGCGGCGCATTCACCGACCGCGCGCTCTACGGCTTGCCGTTGCACTGTCCGGTGCCGGTGATCTCCGCGATGCAGGGGCACGGCATCGGCGGCGGATTCGTGCTGGGCATGTTCGCCGACCTGGTGGTGCTGGGGCGGGAGAACATCTACACCGCTAATTTCATGCGCTACGGCTTCACTCCGGGCATGGGCGCGACCTTCATCCTCCCGCAGAAACTGGGCTTGGGTCTGGCCACGGAAATGATGCTCTCGGCGAACAACTACCGCGGCGAAGAACTGCAGCAACGCGGGATCGCGTTTCCGGTGGTCCCGCGCGACCGGGTGGTAGCGCATGCGTTGGAACTCGCGCAGACGCTGGCCGAGAAGCCGCGCGTCTCGCTGGTCGCATTCAAAGACCATCTGAGCGCGCCGTTGCGGCAGGCGCTGCCCGCCACGATCGCCCAAGAAGTCGAAATGCACGCGGTGACCTTCGCCCAGCCCGAGGTGAAGGAGAAGATCGCCACGCTGTTCGGCGCGTGA
- a CDS encoding acyltransferase domain-containing protein, giving the protein MRLPLVFMFSGQGSQYHQMGRELYDRHPRFRLWMEHCDEIAAPLIGGSLCDVLYREGDKGQPFDRLLHTSPALVAFEFSLARVLIEAGAKPDYLLGYSLGELAAAIVGEALTIEQGIGFAVEYARLVEAESPSATMLAVVGVPDIETHYADLLAGCWVTARNFDRHLVVTGPVEAVAPLREALARDGVVHQTLAVKYGFHTGMHSTLEAPFMALADKLDFAPLRTPMVSCVDGRVYRGDRDPRDWMRRMWTTFRQPVEFGATVRSLLDEGDFHFLDVGPSGTLATFVKYLLPADSASTFGDAINSFGRDERTYRSALQQIGVNDAAGAAYASGGASYSAGRASR; this is encoded by the coding sequence ATGCGCCTTCCTCTCGTCTTCATGTTTTCCGGGCAAGGCTCGCAGTACCATCAGATGGGACGCGAGCTCTACGACCGGCACCCCAGATTCCGTCTGTGGATGGAGCACTGCGACGAAATCGCGGCGCCGCTGATCGGCGGTTCGCTGTGCGATGTGCTGTACCGCGAAGGCGACAAAGGCCAGCCGTTCGACCGCTTGCTGCACACCAGTCCGGCGCTGGTCGCGTTCGAGTTCAGCCTGGCGCGGGTGCTGATCGAAGCGGGCGCCAAGCCAGACTATCTGCTCGGCTACAGCTTGGGCGAACTCGCCGCCGCGATCGTCGGCGAAGCGCTGACCATCGAGCAGGGCATCGGCTTCGCGGTCGAGTACGCCCGGCTGGTCGAAGCCGAGAGCCCGTCGGCGACGATGCTGGCGGTGGTCGGCGTGCCCGACATCGAAACGCACTATGCCGACCTGCTCGCGGGCTGCTGGGTGACCGCGCGCAATTTCGACCGGCATCTCGTCGTTACCGGCCCGGTGGAAGCGGTCGCGCCGCTGCGCGAAGCGCTGGCCCGCGACGGCGTGGTGCATCAGACGCTGGCCGTCAAGTACGGGTTCCACACCGGAATGCACTCGACCCTCGAAGCACCGTTCATGGCGCTGGCGGATAAGCTGGATTTCGCGCCGCTGCGCACGCCGATGGTGTCGTGCGTGGACGGCCGGGTGTACCGCGGCGACCGCGATCCGAGGGACTGGATGCGGCGGATGTGGACCACGTTCCGCCAGCCGGTCGAATTCGGCGCCACGGTGCGCAGCCTGCTCGACGAGGGAGACTTCCATTTTCTGGATGTCGGCCCCAGCGGAACGCTCGCGACGTTCGTCAAGTACCTGTTGCCGGCCGACAGCGCTTCGACATTCGGCGATGCGATCAATTCCTTCGGCAGGGACGAGCGGACCTACCGCAGCGCGCTGCAGCAGATCGGCGTGAACGACGCGGCCGGCGCCGCATACGCCTCGGGCGGCGCCTCATATTCCGCGGGGAGGGCCTCGCGTTGA
- a CDS encoding beta-ketoacyl synthase N-terminal-like domain-containing protein: MRTAEPTPIVVSGIGVTASIGQGRRDFTDALLAGEHRFAAMRRPGRQKPAADDDAAFIGAEIADLRVPEAIAAARLRNLSWSAQVALTTLHEAWEDAGLDAVDPRRIGLIVGGSNIQQRELALIQAKYQNQVEFLRPTHAMTFMDTDLCGVCSEAFDIRGLAMTVGGASASGQLAAIQAIEAVRSGQVDVCIALGALMDLSFFECQAFRSLGAMGSDRYAREPERACRPFDRDRDGFIFGEACGAIVVRRASDATRTPYAELKGWAMAWDANRNPNPSLEGETAAIRAALAMAGLPAEAIDYVNPHGTASMVGDETELAALRACGLDRAYLNTTKSLVGHALSAAGMVELIAVMLQMQAGRLHPSRNLDNPIDAELRWVGATAIDHAVERALNMSMGFGGINTAICLQRG; the protein is encoded by the coding sequence ATGCGCACTGCTGAGCCCACCCCCATCGTCGTCTCCGGAATCGGCGTTACCGCGTCGATCGGCCAAGGGCGTCGTGATTTCACCGATGCGCTGCTGGCCGGCGAGCACCGGTTCGCGGCGATGCGGCGCCCCGGCCGGCAGAAGCCGGCCGCCGACGACGACGCTGCGTTCATCGGTGCGGAGATCGCCGATCTGCGGGTTCCCGAGGCCATCGCCGCGGCGAGGCTGCGCAACCTGTCCTGGTCCGCGCAGGTCGCGCTTACGACGCTGCACGAGGCCTGGGAAGACGCCGGGCTCGATGCCGTCGATCCGCGCCGGATCGGCCTGATCGTCGGCGGGTCCAACATCCAGCAGCGCGAGCTGGCGCTGATCCAGGCCAAGTATCAGAACCAGGTGGAGTTCCTGCGTCCGACGCATGCGATGACGTTCATGGACACCGATCTGTGCGGCGTATGCAGCGAAGCCTTCGATATCCGCGGCCTCGCCATGACCGTCGGCGGCGCATCCGCGAGCGGGCAGTTGGCGGCGATACAAGCGATCGAAGCGGTCCGCTCCGGGCAAGTCGATGTCTGCATCGCGCTCGGCGCGCTGATGGATCTTTCGTTCTTCGAATGTCAGGCGTTCCGTTCCCTCGGCGCGATGGGCTCGGACCGCTACGCGCGCGAGCCCGAGCGGGCCTGCAGGCCGTTCGACCGCGACCGCGACGGTTTCATCTTCGGCGAGGCCTGCGGAGCGATCGTCGTGCGCCGCGCGTCCGACGCGACGCGCACGCCGTACGCCGAACTCAAGGGCTGGGCGATGGCCTGGGACGCCAACCGCAATCCCAATCCGTCGCTGGAAGGCGAAACCGCCGCGATCCGCGCCGCCTTGGCGATGGCTGGACTGCCCGCGGAGGCGATCGACTACGTCAATCCGCACGGCACCGCATCGATGGTCGGCGACGAGACCGAGCTGGCCGCGTTGCGCGCCTGCGGGTTGGATCGCGCCTACCTCAACACGACCAAATCGCTGGTGGGGCATGCGCTCAGCGCCGCCGGCATGGTCGAACTCATCGCGGTGATGCTGCAGATGCAGGCGGGACGCCTGCACCCGTCGCGCAATCTGGACAACCCCATAGACGCGGAGCTGCGCTGGGTGGGCGCGACCGCCATCGATCACGCCGTCGAGCGCGCGCTCAACATGAGCATGGGCTTCGGCGGCATCAATACCGCGATCTGCCTGCAACGCGGCTGA
- a CDS encoding acyl carrier protein has product MTLEDVFTVVVGHTREVVPGLDDYAFQFTDSLRALGANSIDRSEVVMLALESLSLKAPMIEFAKAENMGELATLLHARL; this is encoded by the coding sequence ATGACTCTTGAAGATGTCTTCACCGTCGTCGTCGGCCACACCCGAGAGGTCGTGCCCGGGCTGGACGACTACGCATTCCAGTTCACCGACTCCCTGCGCGCACTTGGCGCCAACTCGATCGACCGCTCCGAAGTGGTGATGCTGGCGCTCGAATCGCTGTCGCTGAAGGCGCCGATGATCGAGTTCGCGAAGGCCGAGAACATGGGCGAGCTGGCGACGCTGCTGCACGCCCGGCTCTGA
- a CDS encoding enoyl-CoA hydratase/isomerase, with product MDGRSIDSAGFTALRVRFDDDIAYVQIHRPEANNAINDRLIAEFASALDVCETRAKIVVIEGLPEVFCFGADFAELQKSFDSGGVPEQDPKPLYDVWRRLATGPYVSIAHVRGKANAGGIGFVAACDIVLADSAAVFSLSELLFGLMPACVLPFLVRRIGFAKANAMTLSTQPVGVQVSREWGLVDAFEDNSDNLLRKHLLRLRRLNKASVARYKRYMSGIEASIAAAEPMALAANREVFSDVENLERISRYVKTGQFPWEGAA from the coding sequence ATGGACGGCCGCTCGATCGACAGCGCCGGATTCACTGCGTTGCGCGTGCGTTTCGACGACGACATCGCGTATGTGCAAATCCACCGGCCGGAAGCGAACAACGCGATCAACGATCGTCTTATCGCCGAGTTCGCTTCGGCCCTGGATGTGTGCGAGACGCGCGCGAAGATCGTCGTGATCGAAGGCCTGCCCGAGGTCTTCTGCTTCGGCGCGGATTTCGCCGAGCTGCAAAAGAGCTTCGACTCCGGCGGCGTGCCGGAACAGGATCCCAAGCCGCTGTACGACGTCTGGCGGCGTCTGGCGACCGGGCCGTACGTATCCATCGCGCATGTCCGCGGCAAAGCCAACGCCGGCGGCATCGGTTTCGTCGCCGCCTGCGACATCGTGCTCGCCGATTCCGCGGCGGTGTTCAGCCTCTCGGAACTGCTGTTCGGATTGATGCCGGCCTGCGTGCTGCCGTTCCTGGTGCGTCGGATCGGTTTCGCGAAGGCCAATGCCATGACCCTGTCGACCCAGCCGGTCGGGGTGCAGGTCTCGCGCGAGTGGGGGCTGGTCGATGCCTTCGAGGACAACAGCGACAACCTGTTGCGCAAGCATCTGCTGCGGCTGCGCCGGCTCAACAAGGCCAGCGTTGCGCGCTACAAGCGCTACATGAGCGGAATCGAGGCGTCCATCGCCGCGGCCGAGCCGATGGCGCTGGCGGCGAATCGCGAAGTTTTCTCCGATGTCGAGAACTTGGAGAGGATCTCGCGCTACGTGAAGACCGGCCAGTTCCCGTGGGAGGGCGCGGCGTGA
- a CDS encoding hydroxymethylglutaryl-CoA synthase: MKAVGIEAMNVFAGTAFLDVRKLAEHRGLDTTRFENLLMKEKTVALPYEDPITFAVNAAKPIVDALSPEERDRIEMVITCTESAFDFGKSMSTYCHSLLGLNRNCRLFEIKNACYSGAAGIQMAVNFVLSQASPGAKALVLATDISRFMVEEGGDALTADWSFAEPSNGSGAVAMLISDQPHIFQVDVGANGYYGYEVMDTCRPTVDGDAGDSDLSLLSYLDCCENAFLEYKKRVPDADFAGTFTYLAYHCPFGGMIKGAHRNMMRKMARAKPQEIEDDFQRRVTPGMIHCQRVANIMGATTALAIASTIDHGDFETPKRIGAFSYGSGCCSEFFSGVVRKEGQDRLRAMGIQAHLDRRIELTMEEYDRLLVGSNAVRFGTRNVALDGGFIARARSAMGKPVLFLKEIKEFHREYEWVG; encoded by the coding sequence ATGAAAGCAGTGGGTATTGAAGCAATGAACGTGTTCGCCGGCACGGCCTTCCTGGACGTCAGGAAGCTGGCCGAGCATCGCGGGCTCGACACCACCCGGTTCGAGAACCTGCTGATGAAGGAGAAGACGGTCGCGCTGCCGTACGAAGATCCGATCACCTTCGCGGTCAACGCCGCGAAGCCCATCGTCGATGCGCTGAGCCCCGAGGAGCGCGACCGCATCGAGATGGTGATCACCTGCACCGAGTCGGCCTTCGACTTCGGCAAGTCGATGAGCACCTACTGCCATTCGCTGTTGGGGCTGAACCGCAACTGCCGTTTGTTCGAGATCAAGAACGCCTGCTATTCCGGTGCGGCCGGCATCCAGATGGCGGTGAACTTCGTGCTGTCGCAGGCCTCGCCGGGCGCGAAGGCGCTGGTGCTCGCCACCGACATCTCGCGCTTCATGGTCGAGGAGGGCGGCGACGCGCTGACCGCCGACTGGTCGTTCGCCGAGCCCAGCAACGGCTCCGGCGCGGTCGCCATGCTGATCAGCGACCAGCCGCACATCTTCCAGGTCGACGTCGGCGCGAACGGTTACTACGGCTACGAAGTCATGGACACCTGCCGTCCCACTGTCGACGGCGACGCCGGCGATTCGGACCTGTCGCTGCTTTCCTATCTGGACTGCTGCGAGAACGCCTTCCTCGAATACAAAAAGCGCGTCCCGGACGCGGATTTCGCCGGCACCTTCACCTATCTGGCCTATCACTGCCCGTTCGGCGGCATGATCAAGGGCGCGCACCGCAATATGATGCGCAAGATGGCGCGGGCCAAGCCCCAGGAGATCGAAGACGATTTCCAGCGCCGCGTCACGCCCGGCATGATCCATTGCCAGCGCGTCGCCAACATCATGGGCGCGACCACCGCGCTGGCGATCGCCAGCACCATCGACCACGGCGACTTCGAAACGCCCAAGCGCATCGGCGCCTTCTCCTACGGCTCCGGCTGTTGCTCGGAGTTCTTCAGCGGCGTAGTGCGCAAGGAGGGCCAGGACCGTCTGCGGGCGATGGGCATCCAGGCGCATCTCGACCGCCGCATCGAACTGACGATGGAGGAATACGACCGCCTTCTGGTCGGCAGCAATGCGGTACGGTTCGGAACGCGCAACGTCGCGCTCGATGGCGGCTTCATCGCCCGGGCCCGCAGCGCGATGGGCAAGCCGGTGCTGTTCCTGAAGGAAATCAAGGAATTCCATCGCGAATACGAGTGGGTCGGCTGA
- the fabD gene encoding ACP S-malonyltransferase: MKTYMFPGQGSQARGMGGDLFDAFPELTAKADAVLGYSIKELCLEDPRRELGKTQFTQPALYVVNALSYYKRVQDTGETPDYLAGHSLGEFNALLAAECFDFETGLKLVKKRGELMSEMADGAMAAIVNAPREQIEALLKEKGLGDVDIANYNTPLQIVISGPSADIAACQEIFQFDRVMYVALNTSGAFHSRLMMPARRKFEAFLKKRKFSKPKIPVIANLTAKPYPDAAVAEYLSKQISSTVLWSDTIHHLMSLSDAMEFVEIGHGDVLAKMILKIRQIAAKAAAERAPAKEKPVVASIEAANAAEHAGGALAQSHGGAHHDRLALAQQKVAAWNSRHPVGTGVKSLMAEHGALITRTPAVVLFGHRAAVYMEGFNGYFDLDELSIDEASAA, translated from the coding sequence ATGAAAACCTACATGTTCCCGGGGCAGGGCTCGCAGGCGCGCGGCATGGGCGGCGACCTGTTCGATGCGTTTCCGGAGCTGACCGCCAAGGCCGACGCGGTGCTCGGATACTCCATCAAGGAGCTGTGTCTCGAGGATCCGCGGCGCGAGCTGGGCAAGACCCAGTTCACCCAGCCGGCGCTGTACGTCGTCAATGCGCTGTCGTACTACAAGCGGGTCCAGGACACCGGCGAAACCCCCGATTACCTCGCCGGCCACAGCCTCGGCGAGTTCAACGCGCTGCTGGCGGCCGAGTGCTTCGACTTCGAAACCGGCCTGAAGCTGGTCAAGAAGCGCGGCGAGTTGATGAGCGAAATGGCCGACGGCGCGATGGCCGCCATCGTCAATGCTCCTCGCGAGCAGATCGAGGCTTTGCTCAAGGAGAAGGGCTTGGGCGATGTCGACATCGCCAACTACAACACGCCGTTGCAGATCGTTATCTCCGGGCCCAGCGCCGACATCGCCGCCTGCCAGGAGATCTTCCAGTTCGACCGGGTGATGTACGTTGCGCTCAACACCAGCGGCGCGTTCCATTCGCGGCTGATGATGCCGGCGAGGCGGAAATTCGAGGCGTTCCTCAAGAAGCGCAAATTCTCGAAGCCGAAGATTCCGGTGATCGCGAACCTGACCGCGAAGCCGTACCCGGACGCCGCCGTCGCCGAGTACCTGTCGAAGCAGATCTCCAGCACGGTGCTGTGGAGCGACACGATCCACCACCTCATGTCGCTGTCGGATGCGATGGAGTTCGTCGAGATCGGCCATGGCGACGTGCTCGCGAAAATGATCCTCAAGATCAGGCAGATCGCGGCGAAGGCCGCCGCCGAGCGGGCGCCCGCCAAGGAAAAACCCGTGGTCGCGAGCATCGAAGCCGCGAACGCCGCCGAGCATGCGGGCGGCGCGCTTGCGCAATCCCATGGCGGCGCGCACCACGACCGTTTGGCGCTCGCACAGCAGAAGGTCGCCGCCTGGAACAGCCGCCATCCCGTCGGCACCGGCGTGAAGTCGCTGATGGCCGAGCACGGCGCGCTGATCACGCGCACTCCGGCCGTGGTGCTGTTCGGCCATCGCGCGGCGGTCTACATGGAGGGCTTCAACGGCTACTTCGATCTAGACGAACTGTCGATCGACGAAGCTTCGGCGGCCTGA